One genomic segment of Odocoileus virginianus isolate 20LAN1187 ecotype Illinois chromosome 17, Ovbor_1.2, whole genome shotgun sequence includes these proteins:
- the LOC110133086 gene encoding craniofacial development protein 1-like, producing MEEFDSEDFSTPEEDEDYVPSGGEYSEDDINELVKEDEVDGEEETQKTKGTKRKAESVLARKRKQGGLSLEEEAEKESGGSSSEEEDAVTGQEKGIESEDARKKKEHELWTSFLNDVDPKSKVPPSTHVKTGEETEETSSSHLVKAEKLEKPQETDKVKITKVFDFAGEEVRVIKEGDATSKEAKSFFKQNKKEKPQPNIPSSVPSLPAGSGLKRSSGMSSLLGKIGAKKEKMSTLEKSKLDWESFKEEEGIGEELAIHNRGKEGYIERKAFLDRVDHRQFEIERDLRLSKMKP from the coding sequence ATGGAGGAATTTGACTCTGAAGACTTCTCCACCCCCGAGGAGGATGAGGACTACGTGCCCTCGGGTGGAGAGTATAGTGAAGATGATATAAATGAATTAGTGAAGGAAGATGAAGTGGATGGTGAAGAGGAGACACAGAAAACCAAAGGGACAAAAAGAAAGGCTGAGAGCGTTCTGGCCAGGAAGAGAAAACAAGGTGGCCTCTCACTAGAAGAAGAGGCCGAAAAGGAATCTGGAGGAAGTAGTAGTGAGGAGGAAGATGCAGTAACAGGGCAGGAAAAAGGCATTGAGTCAGAGGATGCCAGGAAAAAGAAGGAGCATGAACTATGGACCAGCTTCCTGAATGATGTAGACCCGAAATCAAAAGTGCCCCCAAGTACACATGTTAAAACAGgagaggagactgaagagacaAGTTCAAGTCATTTGGTCAAAGCAGAAAAGCTAGAGAAACCTCAAGAAACAGACAAAGTTAAAATTACAAAGGTGTTTGATTTTGCTGGTGAAGAAGTCAGGGTGATTAAGGAAGGGGATGCCACATCTAAAGAAGCCAAATCCTTCTTCaagcaaaacaagaaagaaaaaccccAGCCTAACATTCCTTCATCTGTGCCGTCACTTCCTGCCGGGTCAGGGTTAAAAAGATCAAGTGGCATGAGCAGCCTTTTGGGGAAAATCGGAGCCAagaaggagaagatgagcacCCTAGAGAAGTCCAAGCTGGACTGGGAGAGCTTCAAGGAGGAAGAGGGCATTGGCGAGGAGCTAGCCATCCACAACCGAGGGAAGGAGGGGTACATCGAACGAAAAGCTTTTCTAGACCGAGTGGATCACAGGCAGTTTGAAATCGAGCGAGATCTCAGGCTGAGCAAAATGAAGCCCTGA